The Tenrec ecaudatus isolate mTenEca1 chromosome 7, mTenEca1.hap1, whole genome shotgun sequence genome window below encodes:
- the LOC142452353 gene encoding uncharacterized protein LOC142452353, translating to MVQGCGRSAHVRVESGLGRGETALVPVPPPPPPPPPLPGRLALPSLFLLLRLRRWKAAIKPLGKCSCPQILFQVHLFESLVARGLKAGSRAGKRNRKDCQGRYGQRKHVGPGVRQAEIRRRQKSVVKYLAKKQVEVPASCTQSRWLSPGMLLELASEKKCNFFPWENEMSARESDPNSFFRRHHPENHYDVIQVVPGMLWFRRMKALSSENDRQEDYTLLLTSPTAAIDATL from the exons ATGGTCCAGGGCTGCGGGCGCAGTGCGCATGTGCGCGTAGAGtcagggctggggagaggggaaacTGCGCTGGTGCcggtgccgccgccgccgccgccgccgccgccgctgccggggAGGCTCGCGCTGCCTTCCCTGTTCCTGCTGCTGCGCCTTCGCCGCTGGAAAGCAGCAATAAAGCCGCTTGGCAAATGCAGCTGCCCGCAGATACTGTTTCAGGTGCATCTTTTCGAGAGCCTTGTCGCTCGCGGACTCAAAGCCGGTTCACGAGCAGGCAAAAGAAATAGGAAAGACTGCCAAG GTCGTTATGGACAGCGTAAACATGTTGGGCCTGGTGTGAGGCAGGCTGAGATTCGTAGACGGCAGAAATCCGTGGTCAAGTACCTGGCCAAGAAGCAGGTGGAGGTACCTGCCTCCTGTACTCAGTCAAGATGGCTGAGCCCTG GAATGCTCCTTGAACTAGCTTCAGAAAAGAAATGTAATTTCTTTCCTTGGGAAAATGAAATGAGTGCTAGAGAATCAGACCCCAACTCTTTCTTCCGTCG acatcATCCAGAAAACCATTATGATGTCATCCAAGTTGTTCCCGGGATGTTGTGGTTCAGGAGAATGAAGGCACTTTCCAGTGAGAATGACCGGCAGGAAGACTACACACTGCTGCTAACTTCTCCCACTGCAGCCATTGATGCCACCCTCTGA